In Pseudophryne corroboree isolate aPseCor3 chromosome 2, aPseCor3.hap2, whole genome shotgun sequence, the sequence ATTTTTCCACCAACAGCCTATACTTATATTGGTTATTTTGTGGGGAGAACGaactttttattgtttttcttacttttttttttttaaacttagaaGTTGCACATTTATGGCAAGTTTGCAACTGGATAGGGGATTAAATGATGGGCATTGATGGTGCCTTTCAAAACACTGTCTAAAACAATACTATAGTTTGACACCCCAAAACACTGGCAACGTCCATCAATTCAGAAATTATGGTAAATCCGCCACTTAGAAATTAAGGTATGAGGTAAACTTACTGAGTAAAATTCAACAATGCTGCAGCACTTAGCAaatgtttaaaccttatgcagTCTGTTAGACTGACAATTTTATTTGACAACCGGACACTATCAGATATCGTGGCCATATACAGAGATCTCTCACATTGTATGGCTACATGACATCTGGGTTCCACATTTCCCGGTTCTTGCCCTGTGAAGGAAGGGAAATGTTGGGTGGTTGGCAGAGGCAGTACAAGATGCGGCCAACCAATTATTGGACAAGTCAGATATAATGAAATATTTGTTCACACCAGACAATCACAAATCAGTCGTGGTCATACACTATAAAATTATCAGCCCAATCAGTCGATAATCTGTGGATCGGGCAAATAAATGCATTATGTATCCCTGGCTTTAGTTGCAGAAGCAGATCAACAATTTCATTTTTTTTGTATCTGAAAGTTTCTTGTAACAAGTAACAAATTTGATTTAGTTATATTGTCATAGAATAGAAAATGGTATGAAGTTATAAATGTATTCAACTGGCACTAAATAGTAAACTGGCAACCTCATTTGAAAGAGGGAGTCTCCTCTTTCAAATGATGTACCCTCATTGTCTGCTGATCTAATGCCCAGATCTACAGTATATGCTACCATATTTATTTCATGCACAACTTTTTCATTTCATTAAATTATTAACTAtattaagaaaataaaaaataattcttgACTGTTGCAGTTGTGGAATGACGGACTAAtaccaaagcaaactattgctcagaagtgggtaaagaaagaaaaaaaacacaacacacccaTTTGCCTTTAGTTCACTTTTTCTCTACTTTGTGTGATTGTTGCATAAAAAAACATGTGATATTGATGCTGGAAATTGactgaaaggattgcccctatattctttaaccctcgatgtgatggcctctcagacgtccgtgagtgtaaacctttagccacaagttacatgcacaacacaagcagtaaagattcacactggtttattatgaggttaacaaaagtataaaagacaacgtatatgggtgtaactgacatgttgttacacttcttattggctcgttagtagttaccaggcagaattgataaggcggatgtccatatatgggtttttctacaagtttctcaaaacatttaacaaagtctgtaacacaggatatttggtaccacacagaaatagaaataacaggtttgatctggtatgggactgcccttgaaaaccaggctcatacaagcctggtatttgtatgagcagacaaaggtatccggcacagggtagtacgtatctatgcaaacacataacagttcatatagcatgttttaacccttcattagggaagtagaaatattcacttttacactgtaactattataaggaaattgatcatataaaaagtaatatttacaaagcacagaagagttaacccttcattgACCAGCCCTTAAATTGCCAAAATATGCTCAGCACGGGGATGAGAACATCCTCATTGGTAAAGGGGTGAAAAAAGTCCTCGTATTGCCGCAAGTGGCTCCTTTGTTTGTCTTCTGTCATACCAGCTTGGAAAATTCCTTTGGAATCTGAGTGAGACTTGAGACACTGTTGAAAAAAGCAGATTGGATAAGATGCAAATTCTTAATTTATTCCTTAAAAGGGGTTGTACTGGTTTTTCACTGTCACAAAGGATTCCAACACAATCATCTTGTCTTTGTTAAATGACATGTTTTTATTTTCAATATCGAAAGTGTGCTAAGACAGAGAAAACATCTTGCAATGATCATGTAAAGGAACAGGCGATTTAAGGGAGAATCTATTTTACATTAAAGGTGGGAAATAAGTTCTTTGTTGTTGAAATAGAAGAAGTCACTGCCATTTTTTACTTTAAATTCAACAGCTGAAGAATAGTTTGCCCGAGACTGCTCTTTATGCAGAGCCGTCTGGGCAATAGCAGAGAACAAACCACTGAGGATACACAGCAGCTGTCAAATGCCTGGGGAAGTTTAGTCCAGATGGAACAAATgcacagataggggaaaaaaaaaaaaaaagaagaagagggggGCACTATAATTGTGCACATATATAATGTGAAAATAAAGTGCATATTGCAGCTGGCAACCGTTACCACATCATGTATGTCCTTATTAAAATATGAAGCTTGTAActaaaaataaaatgtaacaaaGTAATGCATACAGTAGACTTACCATACCATTCCTGTAAACCAGATCCCCCatatattacacaggttctgtggctggctgaagtccagcctgcatttcacctgcttttaatcagctagagaacctgtgtaattgaggagtgtcctggtttaaagagatagtatggtaagcctagttatAGTTACCTGGAGAAAAAGGTGGAATAATATATGCCATTTACTAATGATAAAGCAGATGttgtatatattatattaatgaCATTTTTCTCTTTTACTGTGAATTAAAATATAATTAGCTATCAAGTTTCTTTCAGCATTTGTGAAGGATGACAACTGCATGGTGTGTAGAGTATCACTCCTAGTACAGAGGAATGCATACAATACACATAGATTTAAGACTCATACCTGTGCAGGCTATTATAAAACTTCTGGAATTTGTGTCTGACTCCTTGTTTGCCAAGAAAtggcaatgcctcaatgaaaaagaCTGACAGGAGAGATTTGGATGGATATTAATACAAATCCATCTCACAATTTTTTACATTAGACAAACTATACTTTAGCCAATGTTACATCCTTCTTGTCATGCTGACAATGTACAGTATGCCTAATGCAGGTCACAAGATCCATCTTGTTATGTTAGAAACAGGAGGAAGCAAAGGCACCGTGAAGAGTTTACTTCAAACATTCTCCAGAGCCACAGACATATCTTTAAATTGCTTGAAGAAATTCTGgggaatgaaaaaaacaaaacaaaaaaaaaaacaacaagtaaATAAAATTTCAGTGCAGTTACTACTCACCTAATATTGTAACACTAGTTGAAAAAGTACGCCTGGCGATATCTACGTAATATTATGCATGTAGGAACTTAAAATAGATTTCTAcgaattttatttttttgcatcaaCATCCCTccaccaaacaaaaaaaacaaaacccccaaCAACAACTGCTGGTCATCAGAGTAACTTcatttatatagaaaaatatatacataACAAATGGCTGCTTTAAACAATTACAATACAATATAAATATCTTAAAATATCAAAATTTAATGTTCGTGTGAAATCAGTTTGGCTTTAAGCAGCTAATAGTCCTTATAAAACACTTGAGTGATGAgtacaatgttaaaaaaaaaaaagtatccatACCCTGAACAGTTAATTGCAGAGCTTAACATGTAGCTGTGTTAATAAATCAGGCTGTTAGCATAAAAGAGAAaccgtaataaaaaaaacaaaaacaaaaaacatacaaaCCTGAAACTCTGGAATAGTCATTTCAAACACCTTGCTTCTAACCTCTCCGGAATAGTCTGCTAATTTCATTGCTACAGTGACATAAGGATGCTTTAGGGATCTGCAGCTGTCTGAACTAACTGCCATTCCAATTTTCCACTGGAAATCAACAAGCTGCGAGAAAGAAATAAAACAGTGAGACGCCTTCATTAATTATGAAGCCATTTAGGGAACATATGCATACAATAGGATAGCTCAGATGGGGTTAATAGGTGAGCCCAAAATATCTACTATTGCGGTTTTACatataaaaacacaatacaagtatTTGACATTGTAAAAGGTAACCGCACTTTGCTTTCAATCGCTGTTAAGCGAATATGCTACACAGTGCAGATAAATCTAATTCAACCTTTTAATCAGTTTTTATACATTAAAGTTTGGTCTCTATGCTTCCCCTGTAGTGTTGGGGTTTCTCATGAGACTTGGTGTAAGGACCAAGATCAGTCAGCCTTGTGTCTTGCCATAAAATCACAAAGCTCCATGGCACTGACATTTAAAGACCTAGGGACAATAGCTGGAGCTTACAAAGAGAATGTCGGCAGCCTGAAGAGGGGtaaggtcatacctcccaacatgaccctctccaggagggacagaatgctctgctcctggacttctgccATCACCTGTATTAAACTAGTTATTTAAaaagaaaggtgttacagcacaggtgatggcaatcattaattaagagggaagtccaggagcagagcattctgtccctcctggagagggtcatgttgggaggtatgggtaaggtCACCTGCTAGAAGTGTGCTACAAAAACACAAAGAAAGACCACTTCTGTACAATTCTGTATCAGGAGGAAAGACAGGTAGTGTGTTCTACTCCGCCTTCgttagcaaaaaataaataaataaaacactgtCATCCCCCTTAATACAGTGGTtcacaaactcagtcctcaaggcatgcTAACAGTCTaggctttaaggatatccatgcttgagcacagatggttatatcaaatAGACTGAGGCACTAAatttagtcacctgtgctgaaacatggaTATCCTGATAAACtgtactgttagggtgccttgaggacagagtttgggaaccactgctttaacaCGCTGCCTAGTACAATATTTTAAAATGGAGAATTCATACTTTGCTTCTTTAGACTGGTCATAGTGAGGGTCTGTAACTTCGTGCTATAGCTAGCTGGGAATGTAATATCTGCATTTTCACCTTTATGCAAAGCTGCACCAGAACAGTATATATTTTACATTTAGTTTATTGTTCATATAAAACCTATTAAATATATGGTAACACTAGACTGTAATTGTGGACACTACACCTGCTCGTTCAGGTGTGCTATGGTATCGGATATACAGGAGGAATGCTTTTAGCTCtgctctgaattttttttttttcaatgaagttTTGCTATTGATGCTGTAAATTCTGTATTGGAAGTATGCTTCACACCTACTGCTTTGCAGCAATGCCATCACAAGACTTATTTGTCAAACATAAAATGTTGGCAAGACCAAAATGGCGCAATAGCCTTCAACCAGATTTTTACATTTACAAATTGATTTAATAaagatgagaaaataggattttaaatacctaccggtaaatccttttctcgtagtccataagggatattggggacatattAGTACAATGGGATAGACggctccaaaggagccagtgcactttaaatttcttcaactgggtgtgcttgctcctcccttctatgcctcctacaggtcagttataggtaaaacagtgcccgaaggagaatgacatacttgagagaaggaacataacaataagtgtggtgagatttacacagaagcacataaccgggccagcaaggGCTggcaacaggaacagcaacagctgaacaggtaacacctaacagagaacctgcagaaagtcaccgcacagaggcgggcgcccaatatctcttatggactacgagaaaaggatttaccggtaggtatttaaaatcctattttctctagcatccataagggatattggggacagattagtacgatggggatgtcccaaagcttccagagcgTGCggtgacatctgcagcaccgcctgcccaaactgggtatcctctttggtcagggtatcaaacttgtataacttcacaaaggtgttgttccccgaccaggtagcagctcggcatagttgcaggacCGAGACGccaaggaagaccccactgatctcgtagagtgggccttcagagactgtggaacaggtaaggctgcagacacataggcctgatggatagtaagccgaatccaacgagcaatagactgctttgaagcaaggcaaccctttttctgcgcattatacagcacgaacaaggaatcagtctttctgatccgagccgtcctctagacatagattttcaaggctcgcactgcatccaatgcctctggagaagctgaagtgccagaactggacagaatcacaataggttgaaacgcggaaaccaccttcggcaggaactgctgtctagtccggagctacgctctgttctcataaaagaccaagtagggactcctACATGATAaggaccccaattctgagacacgtctagcagaagccaggaccagtaacatcacagtcttccacgtgaggtacttgtcttctaccgtcatcagaggttcaaaccaggaggactgtagaaagggtatccgttcacatggtcgaccatgttatggtcgacagtcattaggtcgaccactattggtcgacattgacatggtcgacatggacacatggtcgacacatgaaaaaggtcgacacatgaaaaggtcgacatgagtttaacttttttttcttttggggaacttttccatactttacgatccacatggactacgattggaacggtaaagtgtgcagagcgaagcggtagcggagcgaaggcaccatgcccaaagcatggcgagcgaagtgagccatgcgaggggacgcggtgcactaattggggttcccagtcactttacgcaaaaaacgagaccaaaaaaagtaaaaaaaaaaacctcatgtcgaccttttcatatgtcgaccatgtgtccatgtcaatgtcgaccaatagtggtcgaccataacatggtcgaccattcataccggaaccgtagaATGCATAACACCACATCCAAAACCCAAGGTGCCATCCATTGGCggtacaaacggaggttgtatgtgaagcaccccttgcaaaagatctgaacttctggcaggatagccaacttcttctggaagaagacggaaagagctgaaatctggaccttaatggatcccagacgtaagcctttatccactccagtctgcaggaaacaaaggaatcttcccaagtggaattctgcagacggatatgtgcgttccttgcaccaagatatgatagtgttttgacgtcacaggttttctggtttgcaccatagtggcaatgacctttttggaaagccctttgtgagctaggatgttccgctcaacttccatgccgtcaaacgaaaccGCCGTAAgtacgggtagacgaacggtccttgctgaagatctcttcttagcggtagaggccaagggtcctctacggacatgtccagaagagccaagTACCACGCGCCTCGGGGCCAATCAAGATTGCTCGCACTCCTTGATGCCCGATccccttgagcacccttgggaccaACGGAtttggaggaaataggtagaccagctggtaaggccaaagaGACGTTCGTGCATCCACTGCACTTGCCCGGGGgtccctggttcgcgagcaatagcagcgaagcttcttgttgaggcgagagaccATCATGACGATCTGTGGGCAACCTCACCTGTCGATcacctgttgaaacacctgagggtagtccccactcccctggatggagatcgtggcgactcaggaagtccgcttcccagttgtccactcacggaatgaagattgcggacagtgctcttacatgtctttctgcccagaagagtattcttTACACTTCTCGCATGCGGGCTCTGCTTTTCGGCCCCCCTTGTCAATCGATGTACGCCACAGCCattgcattgtctgactgaacttggatcgcccGATACCAGAGCATAGGGGAGGCCtgaaatcagagcattgtagaagtAGGGCTCCTGGGCAGACCacttgccctggaactgcgccccctgggtgacagctccccattttCTCaaacttgcatccgtcgtgaggaggatccaatcctgaatcctaaagagacgaccttccagcaggttggaagactgtagccaccacaggagtgacagctGAATTATCCAGTGTATCTGAAGAtgagaaccggaccacttgttcaggatgtccaaattGGAAagttctggcatgaaaccttccaaactgtatcgcctcgtacgaggccaccatctttcccaacaattttatgcaaagatgaatggatactcgaaCAGGTCCGAGAACCAtacgaaccatttcttgaagttttcttactttgtcctctgggaggaacactttctgtgctaccatatccaggagcatccccagaaacaggatccGTTGAGATGGTTCCagttgggacttctgcagattgaggatccatccgtggatagtgcgatctatgtggAGCAATAGAAGATccatggaactcgcttttatcaggaggtcatccagatatggaattacgttgaccccctggaccccgagctgaaacatcatttccacaACCACCTTCGTGACCACCCTTGGAGCTTTAGACAGgacgaagggtaacgcctgaaactggtagtgatcttcAGTAGGgtgaaccgcagataggcctgatgaggaggccaaatggggatATGGAGGTTagagtccttgatatccagggacactaggaattcctgttctaggcccgcgatcactgctctcaaaaatTCCATCCTTTAGGtagggacttcagattcagaatgggtctcacagacccgtatggttttggtaccacgaacagactggagtagtaaccttgtgcttattgttgcaggggtactggaacaatgacctgtgactgGACCAaattgtttatggccagtagtagcgtatcacgcatattttccaaagctggtaagacggatttgaaaaatcgttggggaggagcacagtcgaactccagcttgtaaccctgagagatcagGTCCCTTACCCCAAGCATCTTGGAAGGAACCGGCCCAGATGTgactgtagtgacgtaaccgagctcccaccacgagaacccctcggggtgggtgggcacagtcatactgaagtctttgtggaagctgaactggtgctctgttcctgggaGCCGGTGACGGCTGTTTTCTTagccttacctctggtgcctccagCTGCGTTGAAGGCtcccccctggccctagatcgaaatctggaggacaaaaaggactgagtagacgggcccgggtagggacgtctagcaggcggaggCCCCGAaaaggagaaacgtggatttcccagcagtaactttggagatccatgcatccaattcacctccaaagagccagtcacctgtgaagggaaaagattccacattacgtttggagtcatcaatccactgacgcaaccatatggctctgcgtgccgacgcagccatagccgtggttctagcattaatattgccaatctctttaagagaGTCACAGAGGACCCTAGCCATgtactgaatgtgttttaggaaagttacagtaactAAGGTCAcatcacccgaaagaccttcctgaatttgagtagcccagaaatgaatggcatgtgtcaaccagcaacctgcaatgactggtctttgagctacacctgcagcagtgtatatagatttcagagtggtctcaattttcctatctgccgggtcctttaccgtaaaggagcccggagcaggaagtACCGCCTCTTTAgggaaaaagtgcgcacatcctgcaatttggcaTTTTTTCTTTCGGaaccagtcaatgccgacacttgtatTTCCAAGGAAGCCACCGCTAAAATCTTTATCTATTCCTGTTTGGAGGATAGCTAAAACCCTGGTAACTctgcaagatttcgggtccatacctctttCATTGTACCAATGcatataagcttgccatatttggtgataaatacgagtcAAGGAAATTTTTCTTTGCTCTGAGCatttgtgagaatcctctggacctcagtatatagatttcaagagccatgccatcaaaacagTTGAACCAGATATCTATgataatcaaggaccctgtcttagtctgggcgtagaggaaatagaaaaggtattcaacattttctgcagatccgtgtaccaacgccttctgggTCAAGCCGGGGTTTATTAAAATCTTGGCATCTCtgttgtattttcctcactatcctgagtagcaggatgatttgagaaaccCATAAAAGGAATAAAATTCTCATGAAAAAGACATCCAAGAAGATCACTTCCTTTGTTACTGACCCGATTATGGctcttgttgttcagatgggacaccatgagaattCTCTCTGGTTAAGTCCATCTGTCTACCCGAGTCTGAACAGACTTCAGGGTGCAAAAGCCCATTCATTTACCTCAAtgacgtgtcgactgagaaatcagCTCCTCAGTCTAGGACTCCCAGAACAAAACCTGCCCTTTCCTTGTCCTTGCGGATCTGGACCgatcttcctttaggaatgtccCGTGCCAGAATCAGGGCCCAGTATATGGCCCGAGGCGCTAAcagatttattagcaggcaactttctcTGTGGCCCCTAATCCCCAGAATCCTCATCTTCCGGACAATGGCCcccacagccctgaagactggcatttgttgtcaggatctcccaacccGATATCCAAAAAGGTGTCCTCTGGCCTTTATACGGACAGCACCTGgtgttcccaggtggtttcccatccaagtacctaCCATTGCCCACACTGCTTAGCTTGCAAGGTCAGGTGAGATTAGCCATATCCagcgtggtatggctgtagatggttattgtCTATCTGGCCCATTTACACCCcctggtattcacaggtggtctcttaTCAGAGAacttaaccaggcacaacactgcttaatttccaacatcaaatgagattgggcatatccagtgtgatgcggctgtagatggaggagatgctaaaaaagttttgaatggaattatgcccactccatcatgtgtattgttaacaccatcaaacccatcattcgcattgctgcgtgaacggatattgtttgacattgtaaccactctcctagctttgccttggatatcttgttccgaggtaactactTCCTGCAAATTCGAATTCAGTATAGCCCCACCGTGAGTAATGTTACAGAACCGGAGATGATCCCATTCatgaaccacccgtgcctctgcagacaagttatttgtatgttgtagatgagacagaacctttcctgtatttttgtaaggataggaaggtggtcaaggtatggcaatttttTTAACCTGTACTAACGGCGATAAATTGCCATAATcacttttggtaaatactctggggctgtggctaacccaaagggtaaggcctaactgaaattttgctgaaggatggtaaccttgagataacactattggacagtgggggtaattccaagttgaccgcagaaggttttttagcagttgggcaaaaccatgtgcgctgcaggggaggcagatataacatgtgcagagagagttagatttgggtgggttattttgtttctgtgcagggtaaatactggctgctttatttttacagtgcaaattagatagcagattgaacacacttcacccaaatctatctctctctgcacatgttacatctgcctcccctgcagtgcacatggttttgcccaattgctaacaaaattcctgctgcgatcaacttggaattaccccgtgttataggagcctgaaggtaagatTCCGGACTTATCCAAGAATACTATATAATATATTGGCTCCCCATCCAACTATGGAGTTGCCTCCATGTGAACCGTGTTTCCCAAATTTTCTCTATTTTTGAACTGGATATTGGGGCGAGGGattgtttttgacccaggtgggaataaCCCCCCCGATTTtgcatgggttactggaatgactattcctgacaaaacattttctgaattgcttcatgcCAATCCCTCGCCTACGCCTCTACCCGATATGGGCTGAGACCGAAACCTTTTAGGAGAATGGTTCCAGAAGGGAAAGTATATGAACCAAACTGTTCTTGAACAGCGATTattatgctgatgccctagaaccttagtgtccatatgagctatatgggattcttactcccttgcaggcgctgaaacctgtcttccagtacctcagccgaatgtacctacagcacctggtatttcaaggtggtctcccctccaagaactaaccagaccgaacactgcttagcttccaaaatctaaTGAGATTGGccttatccagtgtggtgtagccgtagattgcaaggtgaagtccTGGCTGGCCCTATGACTGCCGcagacaaagacaatatggtcttattcttttgatggcagaggccctatagatttttgcattatcaaatgatatgcatatctattttgggaggcacttccctttttttaaacagtccctagcttgaaaaagatattggaatcccatttactggccattctactttattgggtgtaacccaaaccattttcctgaattctgccctcGTGCAGAGGCTGTTTTTGACCCTGGTGGGTCTTTTGGGACGTTTTAAACAGAAGTGCCTTATCCCCAGGCTCTGCTGCCTATATTGACAGACTAGCCTATTTTTGCTCTCATTTATACAGTTTATCTATTTAGCTGAAATCgtttacctgttcttcgtatgctaaGTAGAGAATATGGAGCTTACATTGTCTGATTATTTCATGTGTAGCATGTGCagtcgatgatttatttacattcggttcatcagcttgtcttattgaagacgctgttggggatataccacaatcagtgagcagcatgtgttaataatataagaattaacatttcagctaaactgtacaaggtctgtgcaaaaCATCACCTCAATGGGTCAATCTATACCTGATAtaaatcaggaatgtattatgctaaacagcaaatcaattttCACACATAACCATCCTGTACTAGATCAGAGAGGATATTACAGTTTTTGACAAACAACAACATGAGTGTTTGTCAGTATATGCCGCCCTTCGACATGATAAATACTCAGGACTTTCACCGTATACAACGCAATTCGTGACTGTAATAACCTTTCTTTAAAGTGATATGTGTGACCCTTCCCATGCATTAAGGATCAGAAGTATCAAccgacaattattattattattattaagtcagcatcacactagcagaaatatatatatatatatatatatatatatatatatatatatatatatatatatatatatatatatatatatatatatatatatatatatatatatatataggcaaagcaGTCGGCACTCGCAAAATCAACTGTAACAACCAGCCTCCGTGCTGCATTCAAAGTGTCCATACAGTATTCcagaaaagaacggcactggaggcaatgaacTCAAAGAACATGCAGTGTATTTtaagcgacagctgtttcagggcagaacGCCCTTTCCTCAAGCAATGACACCAAATGCTGGACAATACAGACAAACACCACTTACCCCACATAAATACCCCCAGAGGCATCGACGGCCGCGTCCTCCTCGCGGACCCGTTTCCGGAAAcgaagccg encodes:
- the COMMD6 gene encoding COMM domain-containing protein 6 isoform X4, whose protein sequence is MAVSSDSCRSLKHPYVTVAMKLADYSGEVRSKVFEMTIPEFQNFFKQFKDMSVALENV